The proteins below are encoded in one region of Megasphaera vaginalis (ex Bordigoni et al. 2020):
- a CDS encoding ESPR-type extended signal peptide-containing protein, whose protein sequence is MNKIYKVVWSRSKGCYVVASEFAKRHVGKVRSGSIAGRTTLLGLLVVHTLAAAPAYAVTGSGASSGFGSGPSGVSYTSTQPEGQNGLAIGVSGSTYAYGNANTVAIGTSSVAYGKSSVAIGGAVTGTGYNGQIALGWTRTNGEGAVAIGGAGTTGATGTGAVAIGGNSSIANGTDAVALGDSGASGNRSVALGGSSATGANTFAASGAVVNGAGSIAIGQTANVTAVNSSAIGVNNQADSTGAVISGVNVLGNNNKVNASGAGVIGNNNTVAAQNTDVFILGNGVTATTSNSVFLGTGSAYIADGSGSPSKGINKTYTGDTLNGRSFSFAGGNIVTGVVSVGSLTGTRRIQGVAPGLLSAGSTDAVNGSQLYAVANSLTATMNGGLNFQGDDLTPVNKQLGDTLTVKGGTTANLTDGNIGVVSDASGALNVKLKKDIDLGSTGSIVTGASKLNTNGLAVDGKTYVAATGLNANNAKISNVSAGTLDTDAVNVQQMRAELAADKTYMANGTNTTISGDGSSASPFAVNLNNKITLGDKTNAPDKAITIDGTTGVITAGNKVTVNGVTGNITAGAVQIAGSGTVNGLTNLAWDIDSPTVVSGQAATEDQLKTVSDGVKTNTANLTTLTNAVGSGLSFGGDAGAAITKQLGERMDITGGATTDLTDNNIGVISDGTALHVKLAKTLTGLDSVTAGGTAINSTGLTVGGKTYVTAAGLDGNSQVITNVASGGNTTTNAANIGDVARIAAGNDKYVTGGAVSYGTDGKGSATLTGANGLTATMTGLQDTYITGAATAADGKTATLTRNDNQTFTLDLTNTIKAAADQAAATEQTTTLSNGSNTTVAGVTTGNNTEYKVNVNTDGTTLTTTGNSLSAVTTALTAGGTGTVAATAGNALVTGSAVANAINSAGWQLAGPDGSKKLITAGSTVNFRNGKGSTANVANVSGEYAVSYDVNVDGSTIKIGDDGKLTVNTSAVDTDTVTTIASSDQTVKVTKGANDENGNTTYDVAVNTGKTLKKDGATGAIDVNTGNGLTVGSDGTINVATTTLTTTGGKASAGTADSYATAGSVAEAINSASFNVTAGTNSTGAVTTAVKAGETVTFNAGSNLNVTQAGSQFTYGLNSNLTGIASLANTKTDNATGTTTGTTLTLSDAANQVDLGGAQVMNMASGGTTVTNGATIGDVKSAVAAAANAATTNGLNFTGNDGVSVHRDLGSTLAVRGGLTDVTAGVSNKNLGVKKNSAGDGLELVMSENPAFETVTAGTELTKQVTIGDAGVTVGGKAYITNAGINANSQKITNVADGTATTDAVNYGQLAAVKITVAGGLKFSGDVSADTALANTFKRSLGQETKIVGGVTDTALLSDGNIGIVSNGVDTLTVKLAKDLQGLASVRTGNTLMDTNGIAVSNSAADPTKRVTLTNAGLDNGGNKIVNVADGLVETGSKEAINGGQLQGVIDGITDAAKGGFGFFDDKGTKVQQDLGKQVTFKGVDGVTVSGDNEYKTMTIGLSRNVSVGTKGADGADGKISVSGKNGAGIVLNGADGSIALNGANGADAVSIKSGQGAPAVDGTDGATKTRLSYTDGTVVSDVATLDDGIKYGGDYGTTVKKKLNEQVNVVGGVSDTSLLTAENNLGVVSDGVNNLQVRLAKNLKGLNSIDLEDEFGNYTAVTTTGYEVGDDTGSVNIGAHGIFIMPSQADSNSVVSLTDAGLNNGGNKITNVAVGEADTDAVNMGQLRKFTDGTGTGATGGFGLQDDAGKAVKQNLGEQIRVKGDGNITTEADDSGKTLTVKLADNVTFGAGGDPSGQVAVDGTAGIVKAGTVTVDGKQGTVDGLTNTVWDAAHDYSGSGKAATEAQLQQASQAIQNSLKAAKVTVSAGKNITVTKTTAADGSIDYQAATADDLTAKSFNAADGNGNTANLSGSGLTVTAKDGKTSALTAAALQVNGSTYITQDGINGNNKVITNVADGKVAEGSTNAVNGGQLYVRDVAIEKQGEAINKIANAIGNLNDGIADVGANAAALSALKPMAYDPLEPTQIMAGFGGYKGAHAVAIGIAHYQSDAMMLQAGMSLGTHDNMYNAGITWKIGSRSGGNAAVDRNRMVTGNAVSVMQKEMTVMKAQNDKLLSENKAQRDKIDAQQEEIDTMKAQIQALMAKVGM, encoded by the coding sequence TTGAACAAGATATACAAAGTTGTTTGGAGCAGAAGCAAGGGCTGTTATGTCGTCGCGTCGGAATTCGCGAAGCGGCATGTGGGGAAAGTTCGGTCCGGCAGCATTGCCGGCCGGACGACGCTGCTGGGGCTGCTGGTCGTTCATACGCTGGCTGCAGCTCCGGCTTACGCCGTTACCGGCTCAGGCGCTTCTTCCGGGTTTGGCAGCGGCCCTTCCGGTGTCAGCTATACATCGACACAACCGGAAGGACAAAACGGCCTGGCTATCGGCGTGTCAGGCAGTACTTACGCTTATGGCAATGCCAATACCGTTGCTATCGGCACGTCATCTGTCGCGTATGGCAAGTCTTCTGTGGCCATCGGCGGCGCGGTAACGGGGACCGGGTATAATGGACAGATCGCTCTCGGCTGGACAAGGACTAACGGTGAGGGAGCCGTCGCTATCGGTGGCGCGGGAACAACGGGGGCTACCGGAACCGGCGCTGTCGCTATCGGCGGTAACTCTTCCATCGCGAACGGGACGGACGCCGTCGCGCTGGGCGATTCCGGGGCGTCCGGCAACAGATCTGTAGCCTTGGGAGGCAGTTCGGCGACGGGCGCCAATACCTTTGCTGCCAGCGGTGCGGTTGTCAATGGCGCCGGTTCCATCGCGATCGGGCAAACGGCTAACGTCACTGCCGTCAACTCGTCCGCTATCGGCGTAAACAATCAGGCGGACAGCACCGGCGCCGTGATCAGCGGCGTGAATGTACTTGGCAACAATAACAAGGTGAACGCGTCCGGCGCCGGCGTGATCGGGAACAACAACACGGTGGCAGCGCAGAATACAGATGTGTTTATTCTCGGCAACGGTGTGACGGCGACGACGAGTAACTCCGTTTTCCTTGGCACCGGTTCTGCTTATATCGCGGACGGGAGCGGTTCTCCGTCGAAGGGTATCAATAAAACCTATACGGGAGATACCTTAAACGGCAGATCCTTTTCCTTTGCCGGCGGCAATATTGTCACCGGCGTTGTCAGCGTCGGTTCTCTGACCGGCACTCGCCGTATCCAGGGTGTCGCGCCGGGACTTCTGTCCGCCGGCAGCACCGATGCGGTCAACGGCAGTCAGCTTTATGCCGTGGCCAATTCGCTGACGGCGACGATGAACGGAGGACTGAATTTCCAAGGCGATGATTTGACGCCTGTCAATAAACAGCTTGGTGATACGCTGACCGTTAAAGGCGGTACGACGGCAAATCTGACAGATGGAAATATCGGCGTCGTGTCCGATGCAAGCGGCGCTCTCAACGTAAAATTGAAGAAGGATATCGATCTGGGATCAACTGGCAGTATCGTAACCGGTGCGTCGAAGCTGAATACCAACGGCCTTGCTGTCGACGGCAAAACATATGTGGCGGCAACGGGTCTCAATGCGAATAATGCCAAAATCAGCAATGTATCGGCAGGCACATTGGATACGGATGCGGTCAATGTACAGCAGATGAGGGCGGAGCTTGCGGCGGATAAGACGTATATGGCTAATGGGACCAATACGACCATTTCCGGTGATGGAAGCAGCGCCAGTCCCTTTGCGGTAAATTTGAATAACAAGATTACGTTGGGTGATAAAACGAACGCGCCGGATAAGGCGATCACCATCGACGGCACGACAGGAGTGATCACGGCAGGGAACAAGGTGACTGTCAACGGCGTGACGGGGAATATTACGGCAGGCGCCGTGCAGATCGCCGGATCAGGCACGGTCAACGGGCTGACTAACTTGGCGTGGGATATCGACAGTCCGACAGTGGTCAGCGGCCAAGCGGCTACAGAAGACCAGTTGAAGACCGTCAGTGACGGCGTCAAGACCAATACTGCCAACCTGACGACATTGACCAATGCCGTTGGCAGCGGACTCTCTTTCGGCGGCGATGCCGGCGCGGCAATTACGAAGCAACTGGGCGAGCGGATGGATATTACCGGCGGCGCGACGACGGATCTGACGGATAACAATATCGGCGTCATTTCCGACGGAACGGCTCTGCACGTTAAATTGGCGAAAACGCTGACCGGATTGGACAGCGTCACGGCAGGAGGAACGGCGATCAATAGCACGGGCCTCACTGTCGGCGGGAAGACGTACGTGACGGCGGCAGGCCTTGATGGGAACAGCCAGGTCATCACGAACGTGGCCAGCGGCGGCAATACAACGACTAACGCGGCGAATATCGGCGACGTCGCCCGGATCGCGGCAGGAAACGATAAATACGTGACGGGTGGCGCAGTTTCCTACGGCACGGACGGGAAAGGCAGCGCGACCCTTACGGGGGCAAACGGATTGACCGCGACGATGACGGGGCTGCAGGACACGTATATAACGGGCGCAGCGACGGCAGCTGACGGCAAGACGGCGACACTGACGCGCAACGATAACCAGACGTTTACCCTCGACTTGACGAATACGATTAAGGCCGCTGCGGACCAGGCGGCGGCGACGGAACAAACGACGACTCTTTCCAATGGCAGCAACACGACCGTCGCCGGAGTGACAACGGGAAATAATACGGAATACAAAGTGAACGTCAATACCGACGGCACGACCCTCACGACGACCGGCAACAGCCTGAGCGCGGTCACGACGGCGCTGACGGCAGGGGGAACGGGTACCGTTGCGGCGACGGCGGGGAACGCTCTGGTCACGGGAAGCGCGGTAGCCAATGCGATCAACAGCGCAGGCTGGCAGCTGGCGGGGCCGGACGGCTCGAAAAAACTGATTACGGCAGGAAGCACGGTCAACTTCCGTAATGGAAAAGGAAGCACGGCCAACGTTGCCAATGTGAGTGGAGAGTATGCAGTCAGCTATGACGTGAACGTAGACGGCAGTACGATCAAAATCGGAGACGACGGAAAACTGACGGTCAATACGAGCGCTGTCGATACGGACACGGTGACGACGATTGCGTCCTCTGACCAGACCGTGAAGGTCACGAAAGGCGCCAATGACGAAAACGGCAACACGACCTACGACGTTGCCGTGAATACGGGCAAGACGCTGAAGAAAGACGGCGCGACGGGAGCCATCGACGTGAATACGGGAAACGGCCTGACAGTAGGCAGTGACGGAACCATCAATGTAGCGACGACAACGCTGACCACGACGGGCGGGAAAGCATCGGCAGGCACCGCCGACAGCTACGCCACTGCAGGGAGCGTGGCGGAAGCGATCAACAGCGCCAGCTTCAACGTGACTGCCGGAACAAATTCGACAGGCGCCGTCACGACAGCGGTAAAAGCAGGAGAAACGGTAACGTTCAACGCCGGCAGCAACCTGAATGTAACGCAGGCAGGGAGCCAGTTCACGTATGGACTGAACAGTAACCTGACCGGGATCGCATCCCTTGCCAACACGAAGACGGACAACGCTACGGGGACGACGACAGGGACGACCCTGACGTTAAGCGACGCGGCGAACCAGGTGGATTTGGGCGGCGCGCAGGTGATGAATATGGCCAGCGGCGGCACGACAGTGACGAACGGGGCCACCATTGGCGATGTAAAGTCGGCCGTTGCAGCTGCGGCGAACGCGGCCACGACGAACGGCTTGAATTTTACAGGTAATGACGGCGTTAGCGTACACCGTGACCTCGGCAGCACTTTAGCTGTCAGAGGGGGACTTACGGATGTGACGGCAGGCGTATCGAATAAGAACTTAGGCGTGAAAAAGAACAGTGCCGGCGACGGCCTGGAACTGGTCATGAGCGAAAATCCTGCGTTTGAGACAGTAACGGCAGGGACGGAGCTGACGAAGCAGGTAACCATCGGCGACGCCGGTGTAACTGTCGGCGGAAAGGCATATATTACCAATGCAGGGATAAACGCGAACAGCCAAAAAATTACCAATGTCGCTGACGGTACGGCGACAACCGATGCCGTGAACTACGGACAGTTGGCCGCCGTCAAGATCACTGTTGCCGGCGGGCTCAAATTCTCCGGCGACGTGTCGGCGGACACGGCTTTGGCAAATACCTTTAAGCGCAGCCTCGGACAGGAAACAAAGATCGTCGGCGGCGTGACCGATACGGCGCTGCTGTCAGACGGCAATATCGGCATTGTTTCCAACGGTGTCGATACGCTGACGGTCAAGCTGGCGAAGGACCTGCAGGGGCTGGCCAGCGTCCGCACCGGCAATACGCTGATGGATACGAACGGAATAGCTGTCAGCAACAGCGCGGCAGATCCGACGAAGCGCGTTACCTTGACCAATGCGGGACTGGATAACGGCGGCAACAAAATCGTCAATGTCGCTGACGGACTCGTGGAAACGGGTTCCAAGGAAGCGATCAACGGCGGCCAGCTGCAAGGGGTCATTGACGGAATCACGGATGCGGCGAAAGGCGGTTTCGGTTTCTTTGACGACAAGGGCACGAAGGTGCAGCAGGATCTGGGAAAACAGGTCACGTTCAAAGGCGTAGACGGTGTTACTGTCAGCGGCGATAATGAATATAAAACCATGACAATCGGCTTGTCCCGCAATGTCTCTGTCGGTACGAAAGGCGCCGACGGCGCTGACGGAAAAATAAGCGTGAGCGGAAAGAACGGCGCCGGAATTGTGCTGAACGGCGCTGACGGTTCTATCGCTCTCAACGGCGCGAACGGCGCTGACGCCGTTTCCATCAAGAGCGGACAGGGAGCGCCTGCCGTGGACGGTACAGACGGGGCGACGAAGACGCGGCTCTCGTATACGGACGGGACCGTTGTCAGTGATGTAGCCACTTTGGATGACGGGATAAAATACGGCGGTGACTATGGGACGACTGTCAAGAAGAAATTGAATGAACAGGTTAACGTCGTCGGCGGCGTTTCCGATACGTCGTTACTGACGGCAGAGAATAACCTGGGGGTCGTCTCTGACGGCGTCAATAATCTGCAGGTGCGTTTGGCAAAGAACCTGAAAGGGTTGAATTCTATCGATCTGGAAGATGAATTCGGTAATTACACTGCCGTTACGACGACGGGATATGAAGTCGGTGACGACACCGGTTCCGTCAATATAGGCGCTCATGGTATTTTCATCATGCCGAGCCAGGCCGACAGCAATAGCGTTGTCAGTCTGACCGATGCGGGACTGAATAACGGCGGCAATAAGATCACCAACGTAGCTGTCGGCGAAGCTGATACGGATGCCGTCAATATGGGGCAGCTCCGGAAATTTACCGACGGAACCGGCACCGGCGCAACAGGCGGTTTCGGACTGCAAGATGACGCCGGTAAGGCGGTGAAACAAAATCTGGGTGAGCAGATTCGCGTCAAGGGCGACGGTAATATTACGACCGAAGCCGATGACAGTGGAAAGACACTGACTGTGAAACTGGCCGATAACGTTACCTTCGGCGCCGGCGGCGATCCGTCCGGACAGGTGGCTGTTGACGGTACGGCGGGAATCGTGAAGGCCGGTACCGTTACGGTCGACGGCAAGCAGGGGACCGTAGACGGACTGACCAATACGGTTTGGGACGCCGCCCATGACTATTCCGGCTCCGGCAAAGCGGCTACGGAAGCGCAGCTCCAACAGGCAAGCCAGGCCATTCAAAACTCCCTCAAGGCGGCGAAGGTGACCGTATCGGCAGGGAAAAACATAACGGTGACGAAGACTACGGCTGCCGATGGCAGTATTGATTATCAGGCGGCGACGGCGGATGATCTGACGGCCAAGTCTTTTAACGCTGCTGACGGAAACGGCAATACGGCGAATCTCAGCGGCAGCGGGTTGACGGTCACGGCTAAGGACGGCAAGACCTCGGCGCTTACTGCCGCCGCCTTGCAAGTCAACGGCAGCACGTATATAACGCAGGACGGCATTAACGGAAACAACAAAGTCATTACGAATGTGGCAGACGGCAAGGTGGCGGAAGGATCGACGAATGCCGTCAACGGCGGACAACTGTATGTTCGAGATGTCGCTATTGAAAAGCAGGGGGAAGCCATTAACAAGATTGCCAATGCCATTGGCAATCTGAACGACGGCATCGCCGATGTCGGCGCCAATGCGGCGGCATTATCGGCACTGAAGCCGATGGCTTACGATCCCCTCGAACCGACGCAGATCATGGCCGGCTTCGGCGGCTACAAAGGCGCTCATGCCGTGGCGATCGGCATCGCCCATTACCAGAGCGATGCTATGATGCTTCAGGCGGGTATGTCGTTGGGAACGCACGACAACATGTACAACGCCGGGATCACGTGGAAAATCGGCAGCCGCAGCGGCGGAAACGCTGCAGTCGATCGGAACAGAATGGTGACAGGCAATGCCGTTTCCGTCATGCAAAAGGAAATGACGGTCATGAAGGCGCAAAACGATAAATTGCTGTCTGAAAACAAGGCGCAGCGAGATAAGATCGACGCGCAGCAAGAAGAAATTGATACGATGAAGGCGCAGATTCAGGCGCTCATGGCGAAAGTCGGCATGTAA
- a CDS encoding N-acetylmuramoyl-L-alanine amidase yields MLICINPGHDRKRDSGAVNERLRLRECDAAYELGLAVTAALAHRQVRVALRQDNDLAALCKEANAMGADLFVSLHFNAFDGTASGTETFCSGSAGSTAAAVAVQRRLCRVLQLPDRGVKRRPDLYVLSRTIMPAILVEVCFLDNDGDMARYAACRADVAAAVAAAVTVPCLPGV; encoded by the coding sequence TTGCTGATCTGTATCAATCCCGGTCATGACCGAAAACGCGACAGCGGCGCCGTCAATGAACGTCTCCGCCTGCGCGAATGCGACGCGGCCTATGAGCTGGGGCTGGCCGTAACGGCGGCGCTGGCTCATAGGCAGGTGCGCGTTGCGCTCCGGCAGGACAACGATCTGGCCGCCCTTTGCAAGGAAGCCAATGCAATGGGCGCCGATCTTTTCGTGTCGCTGCACTTCAATGCCTTTGACGGGACGGCGTCGGGAACGGAAACGTTCTGCAGCGGCAGCGCCGGCAGTACGGCGGCGGCCGTTGCCGTGCAGCGTCGTCTCTGCCGGGTTCTGCAGCTTCCCGACAGAGGCGTCAAACGGCGACCTGACTTGTACGTCCTGTCTCGGACGATCATGCCGGCTATCCTCGTCGAAGTCTGTTTCCTCGACAATGACGGCGATATGGCACGTTACGCCGCCTGTCGCGCCGACGTCGCCGCAGCTGTCGCCGCCGCCGTGACGGTGCCATGCCTGCCTGGCGTTTAG
- a CDS encoding DUF2922 domain-containing protein, protein MITKSAVKTLQLTFADGQGKELRFQLAKPKSDLSAAVVDTAAKAVIDSGIFATENGALTVLKDRQIVTRTIETFEGA, encoded by the coding sequence GTGATTACAAAATCGGCAGTGAAGACCTTGCAGCTTACCTTTGCCGACGGTCAGGGGAAAGAACTTCGTTTTCAGCTTGCGAAACCGAAGTCCGATCTCAGTGCAGCCGTTGTAGATACGGCCGCGAAGGCCGTCATTGACAGCGGGATCTTTGCGACGGAAAACGGTGCCTTGACAGTCTTGAAAGACCGCCAAATCGTGACGCGCACGATCGAAACGTTCGAGGGAGCATAA
- a CDS encoding ESPR domain-containing protein produces the protein MNKVYKVIWSKVKKRYIVVSELVKSQAQSKSSKCGVTPAAILAAFLLINIPGGYIRQT, from the coding sequence GTGAACAAAGTGTACAAGGTTATTTGGAGTAAGGTGAAAAAACGATATATCGTCGTTTCCGAGCTGGTAAAGAGCCAGGCGCAAAGTAAATCGTCGAAATGCGGTGTTACGCCGGCAGCCATTTTGGCGGCTTTTTTGCTGATTAATATACCGGGGGGGTATATTCGACAAACGTAG
- a CDS encoding iron-containing alcohol dehydrogenase → MKPCQLTIPAVTYAGVGSIEKIKEVLAREKTQSVLLFTDKGVRSTGITKGIEDICAAVRLTIIDDLASEPSYLDVERVIAEVRDAQVDLIVGVGGGSVMDAAKIASIVIGAEYSVHDLLKDPTIAKKYIKTLMVPTTCGTGSEATCNAIVAIPEEQSKQGIVNNCMIPDYVILDATLIAGLPPKIIAATGVDALAHVVECYTSNKATPLSDTYAKEGARKIFRNIREAYADAANMQAKSAMLLGAFYGGIAITGSGTTAVHALSYPLGGKYHIAHGVSNAILFAHVMEFNKDACADRLAELCDAVYPEKSRETVAAKADYIIAEIKDIVAGTDIPTSLETFGVKAADLDFLVQAGSQQKRLLVNNCKELSLDDIRHIYQKLF, encoded by the coding sequence ATGAAACCATGTCAGTTGACGATCCCGGCTGTTACGTATGCCGGCGTCGGCAGTATTGAAAAAATCAAGGAAGTACTTGCAAGAGAAAAGACGCAGTCCGTGCTCCTGTTCACCGACAAGGGCGTTCGCAGCACGGGCATCACAAAAGGGATTGAAGATATCTGTGCAGCTGTCAGGCTGACGATTATCGATGATCTGGCATCGGAACCGTCTTATTTGGATGTCGAACGGGTCATTGCCGAAGTCAGGGACGCACAGGTTGATCTTATCGTCGGCGTCGGCGGCGGCTCGGTCATGGATGCCGCCAAGATTGCCAGTATTGTTATCGGCGCCGAATATAGCGTGCACGACTTGCTCAAGGATCCGACGATCGCCAAAAAGTACATCAAAACGCTGATGGTGCCGACGACGTGCGGTACCGGCTCGGAAGCGACGTGCAACGCCATCGTCGCCATTCCGGAAGAACAGTCGAAACAGGGTATCGTCAATAATTGCATGATTCCCGATTACGTCATTCTTGACGCAACTCTGATTGCCGGTTTGCCGCCGAAGATTATCGCCGCTACCGGTGTCGACGCGTTGGCGCATGTGGTGGAATGCTACACGTCCAATAAGGCGACGCCGCTCAGTGATACGTATGCGAAGGAAGGGGCGCGCAAGATCTTCCGCAATATACGGGAAGCCTATGCGGACGCCGCCAACATGCAGGCCAAATCGGCAATGCTGCTCGGCGCTTTTTACGGCGGCATCGCCATTACCGGTTCGGGGACGACGGCCGTTCACGCCTTGTCCTATCCGTTAGGCGGCAAATATCATATTGCTCACGGCGTTTCCAATGCGATCCTTTTTGCTCACGTCATGGAATTCAATAAAGATGCCTGTGCCGATCGCTTGGCCGAATTGTGCGATGCCGTTTATCCGGAAAAGAGTCGGGAAACGGTGGCAGCCAAAGCGGATTATATCATTGCCGAAATCAAAGATATCGTAGCCGGAACCGATATTCCGACGAGTCTGGAAACGTTTGGCGTCAAGGCAGCGGATCTGGATTTTCTCGTACAGGCCGGCAGCCAGCAAAAACGGCTCTTAGTCAACAATTGCAAGGAATTATCGTTGGATGATATTCGTCATATTTACCAAAAACTGTTTTAA
- a CDS encoding RNA polymerase sigma factor: MEDSVENLIVAANEGDEKAMLRVLERFKPLVRHHAGAFCCFFDDWESAEMTAVTALLEGVRTYAPQCGFVPAYWLKCAVYNSLRAAARKAQRERRLLLRTVVTADGMTDLPPEIADETAPLPETALLEKELRCRLRRAVASLSEKERTLVHLRYTCRLSEKRIGAVIGRSQSGVSRDLAAVVRRLRETLET, from the coding sequence ATGGAAGATTCAGTTGAAAACCTCATTGTTGCCGCCAACGAAGGCGATGAAAAAGCGATGCTCCGTGTACTGGAACGGTTCAAGCCGCTGGTGCGCCATCACGCCGGTGCGTTCTGTTGTTTTTTTGACGATTGGGAGAGTGCCGAAATGACGGCGGTGACGGCGCTGCTGGAAGGCGTGCGGACGTATGCGCCGCAGTGCGGCTTCGTGCCGGCGTATTGGCTGAAATGCGCCGTTTACAATTCGCTGCGCGCCGCCGCCAGAAAGGCGCAGCGGGAACGGCGGCTGCTGCTGCGCACTGTTGTCACCGCCGACGGCATGACGGACTTGCCGCCGGAAATCGCCGATGAGACGGCGCCGCTGCCGGAAACGGCACTGCTCGAAAAAGAGCTGCGCTGCCGATTGCGCCGTGCCGTCGCTTCGCTGTCGGAAAAGGAACGAACCTTAGTGCATCTCCGGTATACCTGTCGCCTTTCGGAAAAACGCATCGGCGCCGTAATCGGCCGAAGCCAGTCCGGTGTCAGCCGCGATCTGGCCGCTGTTGTGCGGCGCCTGCGGGAAACGCTGGAAACGTAG
- a CDS encoding DUF1659 domain-containing protein: MANRVPVSSKLKLVVSYVDEASKERKRELSFRDLKAGSEPAAIAAASAALAGLQEDTLTTVKEVVENVIEM; the protein is encoded by the coding sequence ATGGCTAATCGCGTACCGGTTTCCAGTAAGCTGAAGCTCGTCGTCTCGTATGTGGACGAAGCTTCGAAAGAACGAAAACGGGAACTGTCTTTCCGCGACCTTAAAGCCGGCTCCGAGCCGGCTGCAATCGCAGCAGCTTCCGCAGCCTTAGCGGGCCTGCAGGAAGACACGCTGACGACGGTAAAAGAAGTGGTGGAAAACGTTATTGAAATGTAA